ttaatgaggtcgaaattttgtatatttgctcaaaattcggatttgtggccgtattttccttttagaaagaaagacataacttttttgttttaaaagattaacacaaattgttttttattaaataatttgtaatttctgtattttagaagtattctaaaaatttatgccttttttgttcagaaataactcatatttatcatgaattgagagaaaaacagtaattttttgctgtacatttatcaaaattaaaaaaattgcactatttacagttttataaaatttgatccACATAATCTGCCTGCAAAGTGAAACAAAATGTAGGtttaaaaaatgggggtccatgcactcgttttcgaattaaatcagtttgaatgcaAAAGATCAGTcggaaaatgcatcttttcccgatatgtcacagtttgacgtcgcgaaaataacattttacgttagcaacgtcattacctcccctgtaactgtatcgtatgcccttaagagtGGTTTCCTTTCCTATGCTTCATTTGAGTGAGGTTTTCTGTGGTCAGCTTACTTTTGCTTAGTTTAGGTGAGGTTTTCTGTGGTCAGCCTACTTATGTTTTGTTtagattaaacatattttatttgctgaattaaagcaaaatggattagacacaagtaaatcatacttatgatgtcttctccataatacaatataaagttacgataatagtataatataatggacatgcatataaagcaaacagtttatacaatataatactagctATGTTTGGTTTAGATGAGGTTTTCATTGGTAAGCTTTATACCTTTGTTTGGTTTAGATGAGGTTTTCATTGGTAAGCTTACCTTTGCTTGGTTTAGGTGGTGTTTTCTTTGGTGGTTTAGTTTCAGATGGTTTTTTCTTTGGAGGAGACTTTTTGGGAACATAATCATCCTCATCAGTACTGGATTCATCTGGTGAGTCAGCATCGCCAAGACGGTAACTAAGCAACAAATGTAAcaacaatgtaaacaaataaacaaattaatcaatcatcaatgcaaaatttaattacaaacatcaataaagaattataatgcaacattgtttgtaaccttcattttgattggttgacgTCACTTATATTCATGACTTCAAATTCAGAATTGATGCTATGAAAAGGTACTTTAAAAcactttgaaaatgtttatttacatTGAATGTTTAAATCTCACTTTAATTTGTAAGATTTGATTAAATACCCATTTAAACCTAACCATATATAGTatgaacatttttattaattataaattaaaggTCAGTAAAAATTGCATCTTACTCCTAAAaggtttataaacaaaaattataaaatgtatatatgacATGAATTTTCtgaatgaaattatttcttttcaccatgttttttttttttatagatgtctATATAATTATCAAAGTTTTGGTTTCATTCAAGTAAGCATAttcattttattgaaatattctacggaaaataatcatataaaaaaatagagaatgtaTCGATGGGACACAGaggatgcccctgcttgcatatcagataaagttataaagggacataactgaagaactgTAAAATTGAGGCTATCCAAATATGTACTTGatttgagttttgtggtaataagcattttttataagttcataacatttggttgatgtAAACTAATGATAGAGAATAGAAACCAACTTTGGATGTCGGCTATAGTACAGATGAACAAAGGAAAATCTTAATGCCCTCTCCACTATGAcaggggcataaaaaatgtcaaGTATTCACAAGTTCAccatcaaatcaaatatatttaattaGATATTAAATTTGAGTATAAAGACCAAAGTATATACATGAATATTTTTCATTGAAGATTGTATGTagacttttaaaagttgtttgATTATTTGTGTAGATAGGCTGCTGTCTCCTTGATTCCTTAATATATTTAATAGTGCCATTCTATTAGTCATCATGTATTTCTGTATAGAACTGAATGTTTGATTGGATGTAAGGTTAAATTGTCTATGCAATGTACTGCCATTCTGTGTGGTATATAGTTTACAATGTCTCCATGACAACAATGTAAACACTTACtttctccatggtaacagttTCTTCTGTTTATAACTTTGTAATATCCAATCTTTTTTGACTATTTTCCCTTTCCCTCTGACCTGGTTATACTTTGGTGTGTTTGAGAAAGCACATCTGTAATACAAGAACGTTGTACAAGTATTTTATGGTATACATTTGATATCAcatcaaattatttatatatttatagatacATATAACAAATAAAGTAGAAGTTACAGACAGTATATAAATCTCAAACTATAAACCTGGGATCTATATTAAAACTATTTTACATTCTAAGGGAGATAATCATTAAAAagattgaaaattaatattctgaTGCCAATATGCTTATATTGGTATATTTTTTGCTCTTGAATTTCACATCACACAAACATTGTCTgtgcttttttattttgttgtattttcaGAATGACATTACCAGTTGATCAGTGAGGTGAATGTTTCAAAGTCTTCATTATTTGTATAACACACTGTAATAATATTGATTACAAATAAACACATTGTCAACTGTATACTGATTACAGATAAACACATTGTCAACTGTATACTGATTACAGATAAACACATTGTCAACTGTATACTGATTACAGATAAACACATGTAAACATACTAATTTCAAATAAACTTTAAATGTTCAGATCATggaaaatctataaaaaaaaatgacagaaatatGTTCAATGTTTGAAGAAGGAGATCAGACCTTTTTAAGCTGAATGTAAACTAATTGAGTTCTGGAGCTGGTAGGTCAGTAActgatagctatatatatagtagtcctttgttaatttatgtatcattgtcattttgcttagtttcttttattACCTATATTGACATTCGATTGACTTCtattaaactgagttttactgtgcctATTGCTGCGACAGTGCGTATTTCTTTTTCTGTAtaagctagaggtataggagagggttgagatctcccTAAACATGTTAAACGCCACCACATGTAtgtacctgttccaagtcaggagactctggcctttgttagtctctTGTaggttttcaattttaaataatttatatgttttggagtttagtatgacgtaaattttcactgaactagtacacatttttgtttcggGGCAAGCTGAAGCCTGCCACAGAGTGCAAGgatttcttgctgtgttgaagacccattagtggacATCAaatgttttttgctctttggttgggatTTAGTTTCTTTGACAATCCccatttccactctcaattttaATATTAGAGGAGAATTTTAATATGCaagataaatataaaatcatatggAATGAGTAGAGATATAAATTACATGACTATAGACTCACATGAGATGAGTACATCCTTTCCCCCAGTCTGGTTTATATACTCACATGAGATGAGTACATCCTTTCCCCCAGTCTGGTTTATATACAGCTCCCATGTCTACAGCTTTTTGTCTGAGCTCAGCTCTGTAAGGATTTTGGAACCCACTCATAGCAAACACCACACCTTCCATTAATCTACCAAAGGCTTTCACTGCAGATTCCTTTGGAGGTTCAGCTAAAAAACACATTAAATCCCATAAAATACTCATTAATAGATAATTATTTACTACATGAAATGGTGTAAAGTGAGGATTTTAAAGTATGAACAAgcctttttaattgtttgtttaacTAATCTCTTATACATTGCATTCCTTATGCTAAAGCCGCCAATCTGAAAACTGAGTATAACTTTCATCCCTGACACTTAATAACTACAAGCATTATGAATGATAGTAGTTCATTAGAATCACATTGAAATATTGTTAGCACGTAGACTTTACTGTGTGAACTTTGACACTGATTTTATACAAATGAAACTAGTTGAAAATAACTTTGATATAGAAAAAACACAATACCTGACTGGCAAACAAAATGTCTACCTCTGTTATATACTGCATGCTGTTGATACTTACGAGAACATTCACATTATATGCAGTGTTCTCTCCAGGGCCGTTTAGCATCATGATAATGGGATGCTATAAtcttaaatgtgatgctatctgaagtggttttcttatagattttgttatGGATGTGATActataatttttagaaacaagatggtatttcgATTTCCCCTGTTTACCCAGATGCTAAATGaaatatctggggagaacactgatatGGTTATTAACTTCATTGTGTAACTATCTTGTACTTATATCCTTATTATGTTCAACTTATTTTGTAGTTTTGTCCTAACTTTGTTGAGCTTACATTTAGTTTTCTTTAATGGAGGTACTGATTCACTTTTTGCGGATGAAGCTGTGGATCTGATACTGGTTGACTGTTTCTTCAGTGATGGGACTGGGGTACCAGAGCCGGAGGGCTCATCATCTGAATCATCTGTATGTTTCCTTTTATTCTGTGACTAGAAAAAAGGGGATTTTTCTATATAGCAATttcaaacaaagaaataaaatgataaagTCATGTTTTGGCATCAacaaattttccattttttgcaatttattttgttattataccTCATCCTTCAAGCCCGTGTTTAGATCTGTTCTTCTAAATATTGacgaatatttttgtttgaaaattattttgtttattgccATAGATCCTTACATTTTTCGAAATACATTAAATTTCACTTCCCACTGCAAATGACCAACTTGAAGGTCAGAAGAAGGTTGTTTTTTAACCTTGAGGTTTCTTGTTTTTTGTGAGgatgattttattattgtttagaagtataatttaattttgaaatataaaattgaaatatttgttgtgtTGATTTTTTACTCAGTTTATATACTTACTGTTGGTGTGATCTTGACCTGTTTTTCTATTTTTGGTGAAGATATTGACTCATCAGCCAAACGAGAAGCGGCTCTGACAGCGGCTGCCCCTACAACAGAATAGTAAAGTAATTCAAGGATTACAGTGACAAACAAGTGGACATAGTCTGCTTAGAGACTTctgttagttttctttttattatttgcaagtacatttttgtttgttttttctacattggctagaggtataggagggtGGGTTGacatctcaaaaaacatgtttaacctgccacatttttacgcctgtcccaagtcaggagcctctggcctttgttagtcttttatgatttttaatctTAGAaatgggagtttcttgctgcattgaagacccgatggtggccttctgctgttgtctgctttatggtcaggttgttgtctctttgacatatttccattttccattctcaattttattaaagacaaTCCAGGAATTTCctataaatgtttttaattacTGAGGTGTACATTTTTTGAGGATGGGACACATCAAAAATTACCTCGAATTTGTACTTCTTCAAACGTTTTTAAGATCAGATAAATTTAATGAAATCTTGCTTTGAAAATATTATGTGTACTTGAAAAGATATCACAGAGCCCTGTGAATATACACCATATTCTAGTTATATACATTATTAGCCTCATCTTAGTTCTATACCTGTTGGAGCTGGTTTTTCTACTggttctattttcttttttgcaAACAGTGATCCAGTTGTTATATCATCTCCTGTTTCTGGTTTAACAGTAAATGCTCCTAACTTCTTAGTTCCCTGGATAAAGAAATCCAAACTAAACTATCTATAGatgaaaaatttgtgtaaatcTAGATTGTAAATATCTGCCTTCAGTTTCATAACCTTAAGGTAGCTTAACTCTTTGTTCAATAGAACTTCAAGCTTTCCTCATTTTAGGGTATCAGCTTTGCATTTTAACTGGGATACACTTAAGCCTTAAGTAAtttcattgcttcacaatgtgtGTCAAACAGTTCATCTATCGCATCAAaatcattatcaaatattttcaatGCTGCATGATGTCTAAAATTTCATGTGTGAGTGTCATACATGTAACATTCAAAATTATGATACATGTAGAAATATGTTGTCAGGAGAATTAATTCCTTCACAGGTTGAGCTGTTCTGTAGTTGTGATCACATTATCTTTGTCATTTTAGATACTGTAAAGAATACAATTCTAATTTCTAACATCTTGAAGATTTGGTAAAGGTGAATTCTGTCCTCACTATTGTTAtacaaattaaatgcatatgaaTAAAAAGAAGATACTTTAAAAGATCTAACAAAATCTGCTTATgtatatcttttgaaacaaaaaaataagatatatctATCCAAAGGATAGAAATTGTATACAAATTGATATTTTGAGTCAATGTCTAAAATTTTGACCCACTTTACTCTAAAAgaagcacatgaaggtatatgttttttacaaatttaaccctttcaacgcttcacaaaaaatagaaaaatggctgctgctgctgtatttttttttgtgttcattcattagaacagtatattctttttcagactgctgtatcttttttattatatgagatacagagaaagttattgcacgaaaaatgctcaggagagcatGAACTGTAATGTAAGGCAATTATTCTAATGAAATTTTTATCAGGTaacctgcattttcaggtaattaacaggtaaaaggtgtaatttattacttttgtattgaattttgaataaaaactacttttagtcttcatttattttgttgttttatctgccatataataaagaagacaccagTTGCTCAATTCTgtagcgtattgcaccatacacaatGTTTTATGTAAATGTGGCACAAATAAATGGCTCCGTCCTAAAAAATTTCAGTtaacctccgttttcccccccTTTTCTACGTCTCttaatgatcgatcaaatcatatttcccacacaaattaaatgtaataaacacattgagataacaagaaaccttttaactaatcctcgttgttagtttcgccatagaaatgctgaaatatttccatatttatagcttcgtttccgatttcagccatttgcatttgtcaacatatttgtttttattttccattatgttctttctactgcatgatttaacaataaaaattgccaggatttcaagcgcaaatgagacctaGTATATCCTCAAttcaaacgattttttttttagagagaaccaaaatgaaaaccgaatggtttaagagtccttatgaaaaatcctTTGTACTTCATCGCGGTATACGCCGTGTATAGCTTTGAAAGGGTTAAATTGACTAATGAAAAATAGCTTGTACCCAAATTTACCCAAAATATTACAGTGGGTTCCAAGCTGTGTAATAAACCCTTAAGAAAACTTGACAATAAATAGTTACATATGTACAAGATTTATCTCCCTTACCCTAAGTGTCTACAAAGTGGTTGTTgaaaaaaatttcaattctgCAGTAAAAAGAGTGATCTGACTGATAATAACAAAAACGTTGACTTACTTCTTCTTTGTTATCTGGAGTGGAATGAATCTTTATAAATGATATACCATACTCTGATGTCTGtaaatacattaaataaaatatcaaaatcaccAAGTGTGGACACTCAGAAATGTCTTTTCCCTATAAACCATACACTGATGTCTgtaattacaataaataaatatcaaaatcacCAAGTGTGGACACATAAAAATGTCTTTTCAATATACGTCTTCTTGATAATGTTGATGTCTTAATATAGTTGTTTGTAACAACAGTAGAAATCAAAATATTATACACAAAATTTCTTTACCTAGATAAAACATCTTACAAATGAATTGCATCTATGCCAAAATATCATATTGTCTTAAAATTTAGACTGATTGTTTCTGCTATTTCAAGTTCAAAGATTATGGAAGACAACAGATctaactttaaaaacaaattattttttccaattatgcaaatgttgaataATATATGATATGTGCAAACTTTAATTTATTGAATGAACATCTTATATGGAGTCGGAGAAGacttttccatttccattctcaattttattcattataaacatgataaaataagtcAGTCTGACTAACATTTGTCTTCTTTAAATTATGTGTATgcaaataatatatatgtttaaactaaacagaTCTTATTGACACATTACCTTGTTGAAGGAAGGAATACGGAAAATTACCTTGTTGAATGGTTGAGTACAGACTATTTTAACTCTGTCCCACTTTTCACTGGCAACAGCATTTGACAACTTTTCTGGTCCAAACATTCTAACACTGTTTCTATTGGTACCATTTCTGCTCTCCAGTGGTGTCATAAAAGATGAGGCTACTAATATTACCTGAAATTTAGGTATATTAAACATTAGATCTATAGTTAAAATGCTGAACAAACGAACTTATAATCATATATATCATGACCTTAGACCTAATTAATACATATAAATCAGTTAGTTTTCTCATCTAAATTATTCAGGGCATTTTATAGCCTACCTTTTTTTTATGGGCAATTATACTGCATCTTCTTATTCTAAGATTTTCTTAATAATTAGCTCTCCATAAGTAAAATCTCATTTTAATATGACAATCATCAAATGCTTTGGTAAAATATGAACATATTGATACGTcagatttatatataaatatctctATGATCTATAAACTATCCTATCAGTTCTTTATACTCTTTAATAGTGAATATGTCTGTATAAAAAGGGACGAACGATACCGAAGAGGCATTCAaactcaaaaattgaaaataaactgacaacaccatggtaaAATGATATTCAATATTTGATACAgtactgttaaacaattttacatCTTGACCTTGATTTTCAGTGTGTTACTTATAGCATGTATGGGTCAGGAATACTTATACCGGTATTGTACTATTCAGAACCATCTTGAAGTCAAGTCCTGCATTTTGGTTTTAGTGTCGAGTTTAGTGGATtactatttatgtttatattttttttatccatctgCTGATGTGTTTAGTGTCCAGTTTAGTGGATTactatttatctttatattttttttatccatctgCTGATGTGTTTAGTGTCCAGTTTAGTGGATtactatttatgtttatattttttttatccatctgCTGATGTGTTTAGTGTCCAGTTTAGTGGATTactatttatctttatatttttttatccatcTGCTGATGTGTGTTATCAGTCCTCTCCTTGATATTGTATTGTACAATCTTAGTTACATTCCAATATTTTTCATTCTTAGATATTCAGAAGTAATTACATTCTCATCTTTATATTCTTAAAATTGGATAACTTTTACTCTACTAAGTTATTGTCCTAAATTTTACAtctattagtttgtgattattaCCTTTAATTATCAATCTGatctttaacaaaaatgtttagatctttagatatttttttagtttagatgtttttttctaaaattatcatcATCCTGACCGTTTTATTCTCAATGTTAAATGTttcctataatcatgataattatcaTACTTgagtcagtttaaaaaaaaattgtattactAAGATTGTTCATACATGTGATAAGtgatgaacaattcagtatacttatgaTCAATCTTAGTTGTAAGTTGTTTTTCTGTCAAACCCACTCCTGTACTTTATATTTAAGTATctatgatttttttgtatatcaatattatcatcttattctttttttcatttatattgggtttttttctatAACATTGTCCTCCTTATTTTTCCAATGTTTGATTATTTATCTATATAATTATTATCCTCGTTATTTTTCCAATGTTTGATTATTTATCTATATAATTATTGATTATTTATCtatataattattaattatttatctATATAATTATTATCCTCGttattttacaaatgtttgattatttaTCTATATAATTATTGATTATTTATCTATATAATTATTATCCTCGTTATACTTTGTAATCATGATCAGCTGTAGCCGTCTCTTTTCCAACTAAAATTTCAACAAATGCTGAACCTTCATTCCCCACATCAATGGAATTAATCTGGCTTGATTTCTctaactgtaaatagaaaaaatcagaaataaatgcTGATTCATATATCAATCATTATTCTGTAATCAGAAACAAAGGGATGAAGTATTTATATAGATAATTATTCTTACATCCACTTCACAAAGCCTGTGCAAaggaaaaaataatattattgctGATTTTGTCTTTAAATATTAAGTTTAAGTGTGCTTCAACACAAAAAACAGCCAACATTCCTCACTAACACTGACTGGAGTTCCTTGCTAAATGTTATTAAACTTACAGTCTGCGGTTCATCacagtttctttttatttttttttattaaaatatctgtTAATGAAGAacttaaaatatgtaaaacatctGTTAATGAAGAacttaaaatatgtaaaacatgtgGTATTGAGAGGTTATTAAAGTAAAACATCTGGTATTGAGAGGTTATTAAAGTAAACCCTAGatttaaatatgtaaaacatcTGGTATTGAGAGGTTATTAAAGTAAAACATCTGGTATTGAGAGGTTATTAAAGTGAACCCTAGatttaaatatgtaaaacatcTGGTATTGAGAGGTTATTAAAGTAAACCCTAGATTTACATCTGGTATTGAGAGGTTATTAAAGTGAACCCTAGATTTACATCTGGTATTGAGAGGTTATTATTACCCTAGATTTACATCTGGTATTGAGAGGTTATTAAAGTGAACCCTAGATTTACATCTGGTATTGAGAGGTTATTATTACCCTAGATTTACATCTGGTATTGAGAGGTTATTAAAGTGAACCCTAGATTTATATGTAAAACATGTGGTATTGAGAGGTTATTATTACCCTAGATTTACATCTGGTATTGAGAGGTTATTAAAGTGAACCCTAGATTTATATGTAAAACATGTGGTATTGAGAGGTTATTAAAGTGAACCCTAGATTTATATGTAAAACATGTGGTATTGAGAGGTTATTAAAGTGAACCCTAGATTTACATCTGGTATTGAGAGGTTATTATTACCCTAGATTTACATCTGGTATTGAGAGGTTATTAAAGTGAACCCTAGATTTACATGTGGTATTGAGAGGTTATTATTACCCTAGATTTACATCTGGTATTGAGAGGTTATTAAAGTGAACCCTAGATTTATATGTAAAACATGTGGTATTGAGAGGTTATTATTACCCTAGATTTACATCTGGTATTGAGAGGTTATTAAAGTGAACCCTAGATTTATATGTAAAACATGTGGTATTGAGAGGTTATTAAAGTGAACCCTAGATTTATATGTAAAACATGTGGTATTGAGAGGTTATTAAAGTGAACCCTAGATTTACATCTGGTATTGAGAGGTTATTATTACCCTAGATTTACATCTGGTATTGAGAGGTTATTAAAGTGAACCCTAGATTTATATGTAAAACATGTGGTATTGAGAGGTTATTAAAGTGAACCCTAGATTTATATGTAAAACATGTGGTATTGAGAGGTTATTAAAGTGAACCCTAGATTTACATCTGGTATTGAGAGGTTATTATTACCCTAGATTTACATCTGGTATTGAGAGGTTATTAAAGTGAACCCTAGATTTATATGTAAAACATGTGGTATTGAGAGGTTATTAAAGTGAACCCTAGATTTATATGTAAAACATGTGGTATTGAGAGGTTATTAAAGTGAACCCTAGATTTATATGTAAAACATGTGGTATTGAGAGGTTATTAAAGTGAACCCTAGATTTACAAAGTAGAGTCACAGATACAAGAACGAGACACAAAATTGACAATGCataaataaaatggtaaaataacaaaaaatttataaatttacttcATTCAAGCGACATGTTCATACAAGTAGGTTTATTTATCAAGCCCAGCCGCCCAACTGTCACACATGGGTCAATACAGATCCAATTTGTTTACTTAGAATTTGCAGGTTTATAGTAACTATACCTGGAGTACAACAACAGCATTTTTAGGCTGGCCAGTTGTTTTCCACTTGTGTGAACCTtctgcttttaacaaattttcagcTGGATTATTCTGAAATAAACAAACTCTAACATTAACACACAGGCACTCATCTCAGAagaaaaatttcctatatacctttatagaAAACCATGATGCTTTATTGCAAGAATTCTTTTGGCAAATTGAaaaatcataattgacaatcatcCCTGCTCTCATTAGCAATTTGGTAATTGTTAAAGTACCGACTAAATAAACAATATTCCTAGTTTATCAATGATGATCACTGAGATCTTGATGAAAGTTATTAGAGCAGGGATataggcgatcccctctatctggtaaatgacgtcagaAAGGCACccataattgacaagtttttaAGGTGAAGGACAAACTAGAACATGTTTTATCGAAAGGGGTCTATTATTTGCACTAGCTTTCCTCTAGGCCAGTAGTCCCCAGGTCAATCCG
The window above is part of the Mytilus edulis chromosome 6, xbMytEdul2.2, whole genome shotgun sequence genome. Proteins encoded here:
- the LOC139528922 gene encoding DNA repair protein XRCC1-like; its protein translation is MPEIKVKHIVSCSCADKNNPAENLLKAEGSHKWKTTGQPKNAVVVLQLEKSSQINSIDVGNEGSAFVEILVGKETATADHDYKVILVASSFMTPLESRNGTNRNSVRMFGPEKLSNAVASEKWDRVKIVCTQPFNKTSEYGISFIKIHSTPDNKEEGTKKLGAFTVKPETGDDITTGSLFAKKKIEPVEKPAPTGAAAVRAASRLADESISSPKIEKQVKITPTSQNKRKHTDDSDDEPSGSGTPVPSLKKQSTSIRSTASSAKSESVPPLKKTKSEPPKESAVKAFGRLMEGVVFAMSGFQNPYRAELRQKAVDMGAVYKPDWGKGCTHLICAFSNTPKYNQVRGKGKIVKKDWILQSYKQKKLLPWRNYRLGDADSPDESSTDEDDYVPKKSPPKKKPSETKPPKKTPPKPSKEAMDMSDSGDDTEDEVRRVKAEIDNPKGSVKKDDDDPYNASTDEEAPSSSKKESPIKNGAPSSSKKESPCKNGAVDDGNDSGFPELPDFFRKKHFLLYGEYNERTRRSMVRYITAYDGELEDYMSDKVNFVVTNSEWDQNFDDALTDNPSLIFVKPIWVAKCHDKSKFVPYQPYVVIPVDDDD